A region from the Silene latifolia isolate original U9 population chromosome 7, ASM4854445v1, whole genome shotgun sequence genome encodes:
- the LOC141592398 gene encoding F-box protein CPR1-like: MSELRGLPDEILVEILSKLPIKTLILCASTCKCLLSFITTPSFIVSHIQRVGHNNPFIFLKYYTHGINKHYFSLHPDDDSFNGDFCLIDMPVTYDCHVNNGCLLNVVGSCNGVICLSNAPCKCHYSNNIFLWNPSIRKSILLPRANNVSTDVWIGLGFGFDSLTNDFKVVRLVYYKCPVTLNFKGPGIVEVYSLRSNSWRVVESFMPKYQIHELGFSQCFVRGALHWVGWSGSGKGVIVVFSVENELFGEIKMPLCSENGDSEHGVLMKVGKCGDKLALIRTISGSNIWSVWVMREYGKVESWTATCNLDFPDRYPKPMAFGFRKSEEVVVFVTDETFSDRDRMHLMLLVSRSGVVIKVLGMVDARSSSLYMDTYFESLALFTEGRPMFDNKFQGYNPLLLK, encoded by the coding sequence ATGTCTGAGTTGAGAGGTCTCCCAGATGAGATTTTGGTTGAAATATTGTCAAAATTACCCATTAAAACCCTCATATTATGTGCATCTACTTGCAAATGCCTACTTTCTTTCATTACTACACCATCATTCATAGTTTCCCATATACAAAGAGTTGGCCACAACAacccattcatcttcctcaagtATTATACACATGGTATCAACAAACACTACTTTTCTTTACATCCTGATGATGATTCTTTTAATGGGGATTTTTGTTTAATTGATATGCCAGTTACATATGATTGTCATGTTAATAATGGGTGTTTGTTGAATGTTGTTGGGTCTTGTAATGGTGTCATTTGCTTGTCTAATGCTCCTTGTAAATGTCATTATTCTAATAATATATTTCTTTGGAATCCCTCTATTAGAAAGTCAATTCTGCTTCCTAGGGCTAACAATGTTTCTACTGATGTTTGGATCGGGTTAGGCTTTGGGTTTGATTCACTCACAAACGATTTTAAAGTGGTTCGACTTGTTTATTACAAATGCCCTGTGACTCTTAACTTTAAGGGACCAGGTATTGTCGAGGTTTACTCACTTAGGTCCAACTCATGGAGGGTTGTTGAGTCTTTCATGCCAAAGTATCAAATTCACGAGCTCGGGTTTTCTCAGTGCTTTGTGCGTGGTGCATTGCATTGGGTAGGGTGGAGTGGTTCAGGTAAAGGTGTAATTGTGGTGTTTAGTGTGGAAAATGAATTATTTGGTGAGATCAAAATGCCGTTGTGTTCAGAGAATGGTGATAGTGAACATGGAGTTTTGATGAAAGTGGGAAAGTGTGGAGATAAACTTGCATTGATTAGAACGATTTCTGGAAGCAATATTTGGTCAGTGTGGGTCATGAGAGAATATGGCAAAGTGGAGTCATGGACTGCAACCTGCAATCTTGATTTCCCTGATAGATATCCGAAACCTATGGCATTTGGCTTTAGGAAAAGTGAAGAGGTGGTAGTTTTTGTTACTGATGAGACGTTTAGTGATCGTGATCGAATGCATTTGATGCTTTTGGTTAGTCGTAGTGGAGTTGTGATAAAAGTTTTGGGAATGGTTGATGCTAGATCATCCTCACTTTATATGGATACATATTTTGAAAGTCTTGCTTTGTTCACGGAAGGCAGACCAATGTTCGATAATAAATTCCAGGGTTATAATCCCCTTCTGCTAAAATGA